The following DNA comes from Planctomycetota bacterium.
TCAGCGTGGTCTAGAAGCTCACTCCGTCATCCCGAGCGCAGCCGAGGGACCTCGCCCGATGGCGATCGCGCGGATCAGGCGAGGTCCTTCGACTCGCTGCGCTCGCTCAGGATGACAGACCAGGGGGCTCCTTGTTCCCTACTCAGGTCGCTCACGCCCACCCTCGCGATGATCTTGGCGACGACGATCGCGCTGGCCAGCTATGGCACGTGGCGACTGGCGGAACGCGACTTCAAACCGGGGCCGAACGTCGCCTTGCTCCAGCCACACTTCGAGCTGCTCAACACCGAGCCGGTCGACGGCGCTGCACTCATCCAATGGCTCGCGGCGGAGACGTCGCGCGCCGTCACGAACTCAACCGAGCCCGTCGACCTGGTCGTCTGGCCCGAGAGCAGCGTCTCCTCCTTGAACGAGGAGGCCCGACGCGAGATGGCCGGGAGTCAGATCGGCCAAGTCGCCAACGAAGTGCACACGTGGCTGTCGACGCTCTCATCACAAGGGCCGGACCTGCTCGTCGGTGCGAGCGCACGCGAGGGCATCACGATCCGCGACAACCGCTACGTCGCTGACGATCGCTTCAACAGCGTCTTCCACTACACCTCAGGCGGCGTCGCGGACGCGCGATACGACAAAGCCCACCTCTTCCCCTTCGGCGAGTACATCCCGTTCGGCACGCAACCGTGGCCGATCGTCTACCTCCACGACTTCTTCCAACTCTTCAACCCGTGGGGCGGCGATCACGAGCTGACGCCGGGCACCGACGACACCGTCTTCACCATCGCCGGCAGCCGCGTCATCGCGCCGATCTGCTTCGAAGACATCGTCCCGCCACGCGTCCGCGACCTCGCTTACGACGGCACCACCAAGCGGGCCGACGTGCTGGTCAACGTCACCAACGACGGCTGGTTCCGCGGCAACCAGATGGCCCAGCACCTTCAGGCCGCGAGCTTCCGGTCGATCGAGAACCGCATCCCGACCGCACGCAGCGTCAACAACGGCGTCTCGGCCATCGTCGACCCCGACGGCCGAATCCGAAGCTCCGTCCCCGCCGCCACGCCCGGCAGCCTCGTCGGCCGCGTCATGCTCGACGATCGCACCGCGCCATACGGCATCATCGGCGACGTCTTCGCCTATGCCTGCGTCGCGGCCACAACCTTGATCACGCTCATCCGTCTCATCCCGCGAAGGACCGCCTCATGACGACGCTCAAGCTCACGCCGCTCGTTCTCGCCGCTCTGCTCGTCGGCTGCCAGTCGTCGGGCGAGCGACAACCACTCCGGCCAGACCCGCTGCCGCCCGTCCCGCCGATCGTGCAGGTCGACGTGGACACAGACCTTCGCGAAGCTGCGGCCGCGTTCGTGATCAAGGCCACGCAAGCGGACGACCCGATCTTTCGAGCCAATGCCGCCGAGGCCGCCGAGGGCTTGCCCGACGACGACGCGACAGCCGCGCTGGTGCCGCTCTTAGAGGACGACGATCCTGTCGTCCGCTTCGCCGCGATGATGACCATCGGCCGCGAGCAGTTCGGCGGGCCGGACCTTGTGGACGACCTGGGCGTCCTCGCCGCCGGACCTTCGCCAAACGGCCGGGTCGCAGCGATGTTCGCGATGCACCGGCTCGGCGAAACGGCCAAGAGCCAAGGCCTCGCCGACGCCACGACCTCGCCCGATCCCGTCGTCCGATCCCACGCGGCCCTCGCGCTGGGCCTGACCGGTGAACCCTCCGCCGTCGACGTGCTGGAACCCATGCTCGGCGACGACGACGCCACCGTCCGACTCACCGCCGCCGAAGCCCTCTGGCGGTTCGGCCGACGCGACGCACGCGACCGGCTCATGGAAGCCAGCCTCAGCGGCTACACCGACGACAGCGTCATCGGCACGCTGGCCCTGGGCGTCCATCCCGACCCGAGCGCCTTCGCCATGCTGCAGGGCAAGCTGACCGACGACTACGCCGAGGTCCAACTCGCCGCCGCCCGCGCCCTCGGCCAGCTCGGCAGCGACGCTGGCTTTGGCCTGGCACGCGAGGCCGCTTCGTCGCAAGAGCCGCGCCTGCGAGGCATGGCCGCCGCTGCCTTTGGCGACATCGGCCGCTACGACGCCCAGGCCGACCTCGCCGCCTTGCTCGATGACGACGACCTCGGCGTTCAGCTCGCCGCGGCCGCTGCGATCCTGAAGCTCGACGGCTTCGCGCCGCAGACCCTCGG
Coding sequences within:
- the lnt gene encoding apolipoprotein N-acyltransferase; the encoded protein is MDDATLHPPVTRRLATSIGGIAIAGLASVLAYAPFDQFYLAWIAAVPVLWLVANSRTAWSAAGTGFAFGLVYFGTNLWYLWYIGPLPLLGAVLYLALFPMMFAVFWRPMARRRDVWSVVTAAAMWVAIDWLRAVLPFGLPYVFLGHAQSPMLAMTQIADIAGVYGITFWVLLVNGIVWLAIEHRGQKSAWSRSSLRHPERSRGTSPDGDRADQARSFDSLRSLRMTDQGAPCSLLRSLTPTLAMILATTIALASYGTWRLAERDFKPGPNVALLQPHFELLNTEPVDGAALIQWLAAETSRAVTNSTEPVDLVVWPESSVSSLNEEARREMAGSQIGQVANEVHTWLSTLSSQGPDLLVGASAREGITIRDNRYVADDRFNSVFHYTSGGVADARYDKAHLFPFGEYIPFGTQPWPIVYLHDFFQLFNPWGGDHELTPGTDDTVFTIAGSRVIAPICFEDIVPPRVRDLAYDGTTKRADVLVNVTNDGWFRGNQMAQHLQAASFRSIENRIPTARSVNNGVSAIVDPDGRIRSSVPAATPGSLVGRVMLDDRTAPYGIIGDVFAYACVAATTLITLIRLIPRRTAS
- a CDS encoding HEAT repeat domain-containing protein, with protein sequence MTTLKLTPLVLAALLVGCQSSGERQPLRPDPLPPVPPIVQVDVDTDLREAAAAFVIKATQADDPIFRANAAEAAEGLPDDDATAALVPLLEDDDPVVRFAAMMTIGREQFGGPDLVDDLGVLAAGPSPNGRVAAMFAMHRLGETAKSQGLADATTSPDPVVRSHAALALGLTGEPSAVDVLEPMLGDDDATVRLTAAEALWRFGRRDARDRLMEASLSGYTDDSVIGTLALGVHPDPSAFAMLQGKLTDDYAEVQLAAARALGQLGSDAGFGLAREAASSQEPRLRGMAAAAFGDIGRYDAQADLAALLDDDDLGVQLAAAAAILKLDGFAPQTLGAGR